The following are encoded in a window of Podospora pseudoanserina strain CBS 124.78 chromosome 6, whole genome shotgun sequence genomic DNA:
- a CDS encoding hypothetical protein (EggNog:ENOG503NWN4; COG:S) produces the protein MIASQDNHDNFAKVTPQPGNCCDITSDASAERPTGHHRGGEEEITMSGQPARRRRGHSLASTKTVLLSLLSASPTAMAACISLQGSKACPAWQSASITTSNGRLNGIFRFLSFVSSTETFDQRLLTFVQSDYVQEKYQTLLGCGDFDLTNTTELYARFTTTVICNTIVQESIADCSLAPEDSRPVCAETCSQFAEAETYVVSDNTLCPNPGRNAKEQIRADFTDCSSPDNALSGRSCIQGIANEPENCGYGSSTIGLCWYCAKGGINSTDSCCYNSNAESRCAGVVLPSITPTFVLPTNTALPPSNEQNDAEKTGLGGGPIAGIVIGSIGGAALLALGIFLCWRRRRQRQGSQSGSVFNQPSPARKGPAVPQMAQPGTSGQPGVPPGFEALPGGRIARMSALEGHSADAPSHHVGRDIATATSAGYSRRSDRRGDDHSSSDGFGSSPESDRGTGIGVLRPPPTALRRNGSLSSSSVLNSDEPHSPTSGGMSSPQGMASQQSEQLPFFRDYYSQDEIHPGDRVAVLWAYQPRAPDEFTLDRGHMLKVVGIWDDGWATGILLDERAEEWEARRNAQRDSGVSNTSGRVASTSPPANGEIKAFPLVCVCLPEHWRRTIEGDGSTETGSSSHPLTTTTGS, from the exons ATGATAGCATCCCAAGACAACCATGACAACTTCGCAAAGGTGACACCACAACCCGGAAACTGCTGCGACATCACCAGTGACGCGTCTGCCGAAAGGCCAACTGGGCACCacagagggggagaggaggagatcacAATGAGCGGACAGCCAGCccggagaaggcgagggcaTTCGCTAGCAAGCACCAAGACCGTGCTTCTTTCTTTAttatcagcatcaccaactgCCATGGCCGCCTGCATTTCACTGCAAGGATCTAAAGCTTGTCCGGCCTGGCAGTCAGCTTCCATTACAACTTCCAATGGTCGTCTGAATGGTATCTT TCGTTTCTTATCATTCGTTTCTAGCACCGAGACTTTCGATCAACGCTTATTGACTTTTGTGCAATCGGACTATGTCCAAGAAAA ATATCAAACCCTGCTCGGTTGCGGGGATTTTgatctcaccaacaccaccgagctCTACGCGCGTTTCACAACTACTGTAATATGTAATACTATCGTGCAAGAATCGATAGCAGATTGCAGTCTCGCCCCCGAAGACTCTCGACCTGTGTGCGCGGAAACATGC TCACAATttgccgaggccgagacgTACGTTGTCAGTGACAACACGCTCTGTCCCAACCCTGGTAGGAACGCAAAGGAGCAGATCAGAGCCGACTTTACGGACTGCTCATCGCCTGACAATGCGCTTTCCGGACGCTCCTGTATCCAGGGTATCGCTAACGAGCCCGAGAACTGCGGGTATGGTAGTAGCACCATTGGTCTGTGTTGGTACTGCGCTAAGGGCGGCATCAACTCAACCGATAGTTGCTGCTACAACTCGAATGCCGAGTCGAGGTGTGCTGGCGTGGTTTTGCCCTCGATCACACCTACCTTTGTACTTCCCACAAACACAGCACTGCCGCCCTCGAACGAGCAAAACGACGCTGAGAAGACCGGGCTAGGAGGGGGACCCATCGCTGGGATTGTGATTGGATCGATTGGCGGTGCTGCCCTGTTGGCATTGGGCATCTTCCtctgttggcggcggcgtagGCAGAGGCAGGGAAGCCAGAGCGGAAGCGTCTTCAATCAACCATCGCCTGCTAGGAAAGGGCCGGCCGTTCCTCAAATGGCTCAGCCAGGAACATCAGGACAGCCAGGTGTGCCACCGGGCTTTGAGGCTCTACCGGGCGGTAGAATAGCCCGGATGTCGGCACTCGAGGGACACTCGGCCGATGCACCATCACACCACGTTGGCCGAGATATCGCCACAGCCACGTCTGCCGGCTACAGTAGGAGGAGCGACAGAAGAGGCGACGATCATTCCTCCTCTGACGGGTTTGGGTCCAGCCCAGAATCAGACCGCGGCACGGGGATTGGAGTTCTCAGACCTCCGCCAACTGCTCTCAGGAGGAATGGTTCGCTCTCTAGCAGCTCGGTGCTGAATAGTGATGAGCCGCACTCCCCAACTAGTGGTGGGATGTCCTCTCCCCAAGGTATGGCCAGCCAGCAGTCTGAGCAGCTGCCATTCTTCAGAGACTACTATTCGCAAGACGAAATTCACCCTGGTGATAGGGTGGCTGTGCTGTGGGCATATCAACCGCGTGCCCCTGACGAGTTCACTTTGGACCGCGGGCATATGCTCAAGGTTGTGGGTATTTGGGACGATGGGTGGGCGACGGGTATTCTGTTGGACGAGAGAgcggaggagtgggaggctCGCAGGAATGCTCAGCGAGACAGCGGGGTCTCGAACACATCTGGCAGAGTGGCATCGACTTCTCCACCAGCGAACGGTGAAATCAAGGCGTTCCCCCTCGTGTGTGTCTGCCTGCCAGAGCATTGGAGACGGACGATCGAGGGCGATGGGTCTACCGAGACGGGATCTAGCAGCCACCCGCTGACGACAACAACTGGGTCCTGA